The Cyanobacteriota bacterium genome contains the following window.
CTTGAGCTTTATAAGAACTCTGACTCGGTAGCAACAGTCAAGGTCTAGTATTTCGTAATCTTATCCATTCCGGGTTATTACGAGATTACGTTTTTGCGTCTTTATTAGACCTGTACTTCGAAACGAAGTTTCGAAGTACAGATCGCCTGAAAAAGGTAGCAACCTCAACGAATGTTGCGGGTTGCTTTTAGGATAATATTGACTTTCGAAACAAGTCTATTTTAGAAAATGATTGAGTTGTAGTGAATGCGGGGTAAAATCTATTAAGAAGAACGTAATGATGTAATAACCCGGAATGGATAAGATTACGTTTTGATATTATGGTAGAAACGATTATATTGGGAATTCATGGACTAGGCGGACATAGTGGCTGGTTTAAAAATCTTGAAAATGATCTTGAAAAACAAGGTATAGACTTTTATGCTTTTGATCTTCCTGGTTTTGGCACAAACCACAATCTAGTAAGTCAAAGTTCATACATCAAAGGACATGTTGATTCTTACAAAGAGTGGATCAGTTGTGCTCAAGCTGAATATCACAAGCTTAGAGAAAAGAATCCAGAAGCTGAAATTATTGTTTTGGGACATAGTCTTGGTGCACTCATTGCAGCCAATATGACGGAGATAGATCAAGGCACTAAGCTAATTTTGTCTGTCCCTGGTTTTAAGGGGTCTCCAAGTACCTTTAATCAAAGCTTCTTTTGGAGTACTTTGCGCAAAGTTGTAATTGATAAATTGATTTTGCAACGTGATGTCTATGTCAAGTTGCCAAGCTCAGCAAAAAAATCGACTCCTGCAGACACAGACCCTTTACGAATTTCGGAAGTGACTCAAACTATGTTGCTTGAAATAATGAAGCTGAGAGCTGCAAGTAAAAAACGCATGACTGAAATTGAAGCACCAGTCTTTATGATTCAAATAGCAGACGATAAAGTCGTTGATAACCCAACTCAGCAAGAGCATTTTGATTTAATTAAAGCTGATGGCAAGCTATTTAAAGTTTATGAAGATACTGACCATGATTGGATCTGGTCCATGACCTGTTGCCAGCAGGTTACGGCTGATATTGTTGATTGGCTAGCTAGCTAAGTAAAATCTTTTACCTGCTAGAGAAGCCTTAGATGCCACGGACTAATATGATATTCACTACTATTATGATAGTCACTACTATTGGACAAACCCACTTACACAAGAAAATAAATATATCAAAATACAATTGTGAAGTATGGGACAATTCTTTTCTTAATATCTTTTTGTCTAAGACCCAGCCAACAAAGATAGCAATAAAAATAGCGTTACTTGGCACAACTAAATTAGAAATAAATTCATCAATATTGGTAAATAAACCAGTTTGTTCAAGCGAACTTGAAACGATCCAGAATAGACCAAGTGCTGTTGCTGCTGCTCCAGAAACAAGAGTTGCGGGGATTCTTTTGTACTTATGTGCATCAATCATATGAGTGACACAAGGCTCTAATAAAGAGATTGAAGAAGTTAAAGCCGCAAAGAAAAGAAGAATATAAAAGAGTGGGGCAAGAATTGCTCCTCCTGGTATTTGAGAAAATAAATTAGGTAGAGTAACAAAAACCAATCCAGTACCGGCTTCAGGATCTAAACCAAAAGCAAAAACGATAGGGAAAATCACAAGTCCACCAAGGATACCTACCATTGTATCCATGACGACAACGATTGCACCAAGATTGGCAATGTTTTCGTTTCTCTTGAGGTAACTACCGTACGCAACCATGGTTCCAACTGCGATACTCAAAGAGAAGGCTGCTTGCCCG
Protein-coding sequences here:
- a CDS encoding sodium-dependent transporter codes for the protein RQIFWHVGFSIVTIAIVSGGVSGGIEKVASILMPILLMILVGLALFGLNLEASMQAAGSGIAKSIDFMFHPRWEQFTAESMFQALGQAAFSLSIAVGTMVAYGSYLKRNENIANLGAIVVVMDTMVGILGGLVIFPIVFAFGLDPEAGTGLVFVTLPNLFSQIPGGAILAPLFYILLFFAALTSSISLLEPCVTHMIDAHKYKRIPATLVSGAAATALGLFWIVSSSLEQTGLFTNIDEFISNLVVPSNAIFIAIFVGWVLDKKILRKELSHTSQLYFDIFIFLCKWVCPIVVTIIIVVNIILVRGI
- a CDS encoding alpha/beta fold hydrolase; the protein is MVETIILGIHGLGGHSGWFKNLENDLEKQGIDFYAFDLPGFGTNHNLVSQSSYIKGHVDSYKEWISCAQAEYHKLREKNPEAEIIVLGHSLGALIAANMTEIDQGTKLILSVPGFKGSPSTFNQSFFWSTLRKVVIDKLILQRDVYVKLPSSAKKSTPADTDPLRISEVTQTMLLEIMKLRAASKKRMTEIEAPVFMIQIADDKVVDNPTQQEHFDLIKADGKLFKVYEDTDHDWIWSMTCCQQVTADIVDWLAS